A section of the Festucalex cinctus isolate MCC-2025b chromosome 7, RoL_Fcin_1.0, whole genome shotgun sequence genome encodes:
- the etv1 gene encoding ETS translocation variant 1 isoform X1, translated as MLQDLSASVLFPPCLQHTTFAQVPDNDEQFVPDFQTENLAFHGLQLKIKRELHSPCSELSSTCSQERPFKLQYGEKCLYNVSAYEQKQHAGMKPSSPVTPPCSTPVSPLHHAAPTPKPERTYAHAPPSLHDAAYAMDHRFRRQLSEPCHSFPSPPTMSRDARPLYQRQMSEPSIPFPPQGFKQEYADPLFEPHPAMMGAPLPHMYPAAMMIKQEPRDFNYDSAEVPSCHSVYLRQDGYLAHANRTEGCMFDKVARHFYDDTCVVPEKMEGDIKQEAGLYREGPSYQRRGSLQLWQFLVALLDDPANSHFIAWTGRGMEFKLIEPEEVARRWGIQKNRPAMNYDKLSRSLRYYYEKGIMQKVAGERYVYKFVCDPEALFSMAFPDNQRPVLKSDIERHVNEEDTVPLSHFDESAPYAQEASYCQPHPYSEAYVY; from the exons ATGCTTCAGGATTTAAGCGCCAGCGTCCTCTTTCCGCCGTGTCTGCAGCACACAACTTTTG CTCAAGTTCCCGACAATGACGAGCAGTTTGTCCCAGACTTCCAGACTGAAAACT TGGCGTTTCACGGACTGCAGTTGAAGATCAAGAGGGAGCTGCACAGTCCATGTTCCGAGCTGAGCTCCACCTGCAGCCAAGAGCGGCCCTTCAAGCTCCAGTATGGAGAGAAGTGCCTGTACAACGTCAG TGCCTACGAGCAGAAGCAGCACGCAGGCATGAAGCCGTCCAGCCCAGTGACGCCCCCCTGTAGCACCCCCGTGTCCCCCCTTCATCATGCCGCCCCCACGCCCAAACCCGAGCGGACCTACGCCCATGCTCCGCCCTCCCTACACGACGCCGCCTACGCCATGGACCACAG ATTCCGACGTCAGCTTTCCGAGCCGTGCCACTCGTTCCCGTCCCCGCCGACCATGTCCCGGGACGCCCGGCCCCTGTACCAGCGTCAGATGTCTGAGCCCAGCATCCCCTTCCCGCCTCAAGGCTTTAAGCAGGAGTACGCTGACCCGCTGTTCGAACCCCATCCCGCCATGATGGGCGCCCCGCTGCCACACATGTACCCCGCCGCCATGATGATCAAACAGGAGCCCCGAGACTTCAACTACGACTCGG CGGAGGTACCGAGTTGCCATTCAGTCTACCTTCGCCAAGATGGCTACCTGGCCCACGCCAACCGGACTGAAG GTTGCATGTTTGACAAAGTGGCCAGGCACTTTTACGACGACACCTGCGTGGTACCTGAGAAAATGGAAG GCGACATCAAGCAGGAAGCGGGCCTGTACCGCGAGGGTCCGTCCTACCAGCGGCGAGGGTCTCTGCAGCTGTGGCAGTTCCTCGTGGCGCTACTGGACGACCCGGCCAACTCGCACTTCATCGCCTGGACGGGTCGCGGCATGGAGTTCAAGCTCATTGAACCTGAGGAG GTGGCACGCCGTTGGGGCATCCAGAAGAACCGGCCGGCCATGAACTACGACAAGCTGAGTCGATCGCTGCGCTACTACTACGAGAAGGGAATCATGCAGAAG GTGGCGGGCGAGAGATACGTGTACAAGTTTGTGTGCGACCCGGAGGCCTTGTTCTCCATGGCGTTTCCCGACAACCAACGTCCGGTCCTGAAGAGCGACATCGAGCGTCACGTCAACGAGGAGGACACGGTGCCCCTGTCGCACTTTGACGAGAGCGCCCCCTACGCCCAGGAGGCTTCCTACTGCCAGCCGCACCCGTACAGCGAGGCCTACGTCTACTAG
- the etv1 gene encoding ETS translocation variant 1 isoform X2, translated as MEGSQDQQVPHRCSKKTASGRICERSSNDRRRKLIKSNLTVDTEELFQDLSGLQDSWLAEAQVPDNDEQFVPDFQTENLAFHGLQLKIKRELHSPCSELSSTCSQERPFKLQYGEKCLYNVSAYEQKQHAGMKPSSPVTPPCSTPVSPLHHAAPTPKPERTYAHAPPSLHDAAYAMDHRFRRQLSEPCHSFPSPPTMSRDARPLYQRQMSEPSIPFPPQGFKQEYADPLFEPHPAMMGAPLPHMYPAAMMIKQEPRDFNYDSAEVPSCHSVYLRQDGYLAHANRTEGCMFDKVARHFYDDTCVVPEKMEGDIKQEAGLYREGPSYQRRGSLQLWQFLVALLDDPANSHFIAWTGRGMEFKLIEPEEVARRWGIQKNRPAMNYDKLSRSLRYYYEKGIMQKVAGERYVYKFVCDPEALFSMAFPDNQRPVLKSDIERHVNEEDTVPLSHFDESAPYAQEASYCQPHPYSEAYVY; from the exons ATGGAAGGATCCCAAGACCAGCAGGTGCCTCACAGGTGCTCTAAA aAGACGGCGAGCGGGAGAATTTGTGAGAGGTCATCAAACGACAGAAGGAGAAAGTTGATTAAGTCCAACCTGACCGTGGACACTGAAG AGCTTTTCCAGGACTTGAGTGGACTGCAGGATTCCTGGTTGGCAGAAG CTCAAGTTCCCGACAATGACGAGCAGTTTGTCCCAGACTTCCAGACTGAAAACT TGGCGTTTCACGGACTGCAGTTGAAGATCAAGAGGGAGCTGCACAGTCCATGTTCCGAGCTGAGCTCCACCTGCAGCCAAGAGCGGCCCTTCAAGCTCCAGTATGGAGAGAAGTGCCTGTACAACGTCAG TGCCTACGAGCAGAAGCAGCACGCAGGCATGAAGCCGTCCAGCCCAGTGACGCCCCCCTGTAGCACCCCCGTGTCCCCCCTTCATCATGCCGCCCCCACGCCCAAACCCGAGCGGACCTACGCCCATGCTCCGCCCTCCCTACACGACGCCGCCTACGCCATGGACCACAG ATTCCGACGTCAGCTTTCCGAGCCGTGCCACTCGTTCCCGTCCCCGCCGACCATGTCCCGGGACGCCCGGCCCCTGTACCAGCGTCAGATGTCTGAGCCCAGCATCCCCTTCCCGCCTCAAGGCTTTAAGCAGGAGTACGCTGACCCGCTGTTCGAACCCCATCCCGCCATGATGGGCGCCCCGCTGCCACACATGTACCCCGCCGCCATGATGATCAAACAGGAGCCCCGAGACTTCAACTACGACTCGG CGGAGGTACCGAGTTGCCATTCAGTCTACCTTCGCCAAGATGGCTACCTGGCCCACGCCAACCGGACTGAAG GTTGCATGTTTGACAAAGTGGCCAGGCACTTTTACGACGACACCTGCGTGGTACCTGAGAAAATGGAAG GCGACATCAAGCAGGAAGCGGGCCTGTACCGCGAGGGTCCGTCCTACCAGCGGCGAGGGTCTCTGCAGCTGTGGCAGTTCCTCGTGGCGCTACTGGACGACCCGGCCAACTCGCACTTCATCGCCTGGACGGGTCGCGGCATGGAGTTCAAGCTCATTGAACCTGAGGAG GTGGCACGCCGTTGGGGCATCCAGAAGAACCGGCCGGCCATGAACTACGACAAGCTGAGTCGATCGCTGCGCTACTACTACGAGAAGGGAATCATGCAGAAG GTGGCGGGCGAGAGATACGTGTACAAGTTTGTGTGCGACCCGGAGGCCTTGTTCTCCATGGCGTTTCCCGACAACCAACGTCCGGTCCTGAAGAGCGACATCGAGCGTCACGTCAACGAGGAGGACACGGTGCCCCTGTCGCACTTTGACGAGAGCGCCCCCTACGCCCAGGAGGCTTCCTACTGCCAGCCGCACCCGTACAGCGAGGCCTACGTCTACTAG